In the Nocardioides marmotae genome, CGCCGCGATCCTTCACAAGACCCTCCTCGCGTACGCCGCTCCCAAGCACCAGGCCGCCACCAAGGACCCCGAGCCCGACGCGGCCGAGGAGATCGAGCGCCGGCCATCACCGGAACGGATGGGGGACGCGTTCTGCGAGCTCCTCGAACGACTCCCCACCGACAACCTCCCGAAGCTCGGCGGCCTCAACGCCACCGTCGTCGTCACCCTCGACCTCGAGTCACTCGTCGGCGGGCTGGCGCCGGGAGTGCTCGACGACGGGAGCGTCATCTCCGCCGCCACCGCCCGCCGACTCGCCTGCGAAGCGGGACTGATCCCGGCCGTCCTGGGCACGAAGTCCGAGCTGCTGGACCTCGGCCGGAGGACGCGGCTGTTCTCCGGGGCTCAGCGGCGGGGGCTGAACCTGGCCCAGCCCACCTGCACCGCAGAGGGCTGCGACTGGCCGGCCCACCTCTGCCACGCCCACCACGACCAACCCTGGTCCCACGGCGGCACGACCGACCTGGCCAACGCCCGCAACCTCTGCCCCCGGCACCACGCGCGCATCCACGACCCCGCCTTCGAGACCACCCACCTCCCCGACGGGCGGGTCGCCTTCCACCGAAGGACATAGACCGACCAGCCAGATCCACCACCCGGAAGCCGGACGACCACCCCAAGGCCCTGCGTACCTCTCCGGGCCCCGGCAAGCTCGCCAGGGCACTGCCCACCTGGTGGCGCTGGGGGTGCCTGTGGCGCACCTCTCAGCGCGGGACCGTGCCGGGCGGGGCACTGACGGACGTGCGCTATGGCCCCGTCACAGTGTGTCGTCGGCAAGGAAGCCCTGCGCTGAACGATCTGGAGAAACGACCCGTGCGGCCTGACGGAAACGACGTCCACAGCAGCTCCCCGGTGAGCGGTCCCGACCACGACGGACCCCGGGCCGGAGCGGCGTACGACGCGCTGCTCGTCGGCGGCGGGATCATGTCCGCCACGCTCGCCACCCTCCTCCACCACGTCGAGCCGACGTGGCGGATCGGCATCGTCGAGCGCCTCGACGAGCTGGCCCAGGAGTCCTCCGGCCCCTGGAACAACGCCGGGACCGGCCACGCCGCGCTGTGCGAGCTCAACTACTCCCCGCAGCTGCCCGACGGCACGGTCGACGTCAGCAAGGCTCTCGACGTCAACGAGCAGTTCCAGGTGTCGCGCCAGCTGTGGGCGTTCCTCGTCGAGAACGGCGCGCTGCCGGACCCCTCGACCTTCGTCCGCCCCACGCCGCACCTCTCGTTCGTGTGGGGCGCGGAGAACGTCGAGTACCTCCGCCGCCGCTACGACGCGCTGATCTCCCACCCGCTCTTCGCCGGCATGGAGTTCACCACCGACCCCGAGGTCATCGCCGGGTGGGCCCCGCTGCTCATGGACGGCCGGGACCGCTCCGAGCCGGTCGCGGCGACCCGAGCACTCGGCGGCACCGACGTCGACTTCGGCTCGCTGACCCGCCAGCTCATCACCGGACTCGCCGACAGCGGCGCCGTCGAGCTGTTGACCGGCATCGAGGTGCGCGGCCTGCGCCGTACCCCCGAGGGCTGGCACGTCACCGGTCAGGGCGGCTTCGCGGCAGACGCGCGCTTCGTCTTCGTCGGCGCCGGCGGCCAGGCGCTCACCCTGCTCCAGCGCTCGAAGATCGAGGAGATCCGCGGCTTCGGCGGCTTCCCGGTCAGTGGCGAGTTCTGGCGCACCACCGACCCCGAGCTGGTGGCCCGCCACCAGGCGAAGGTCTACGGCAAGGCCGCCGTCGGCGCGCCGCCGATGTCGGTGCCCCACCTCGACACCCGCGTCGTCGACGGCGCCCCCAGCCTGATGTTCGGCCCGTACGCCGGCTTCAGCCCGCGCTTCCTCAAGCACGGCTCGCTCTTCGACCTGCTCCGCTCGGTGCGGCTGCACAACCTGCGCCCGATGCTCCAGGCCGGCCTGCGCAACCTCGGCCTCGTGGTCTACCTGGTCAAGGAGCTGATCGCCGGCCGCGACCGGCAGCTGCGCGAGCTCCAGACGTTCTTCCCCGCCGCGACCGCGGACAAGTGGGAGAAGATCACCGCCGGCCAGCGCGTGCAGGTGATCAAGGACGTCCCCGGCAAGGGCGGCGTGCTCCAGTTCGGCACCGAGGTGATCACCGCCCGCGACGGCAGCATCGCCGGCCTGCTCGGCGCCTCGCCGGGCGCGTCGACCGCCGTCCCCGCGATGCTCGACGTGATGGCGCGCTGCTTCCCCGACCGGATGGAGGACTGGCGTCCCGCGCTGGAGAAGGCCATCCCCAGCTACGGCCGTCGCCTCGGCGACGACCCCGAGCTCGCCCGCACGGTGCTCGCCCAGACCGCCTACTCCCTCGACCTGGAGCCGGCTTCGCGCTGAGCCGGGCCGGGCTGGCCGGTCCGCCAGCCGGCGGGCTCAGGCGGCCGGGAGGTCGATCCAGAAGACCGATCCGGCGCCGGGGGACGAGGTCGCCCCGAGCGTGCCGCCGTCGCGCTCGACGAGCGTGCGGGTCAGCGACAGGCCGAGCCCTGTGCCGGGCGTCTGGTCGCCGGCGTACCGCACGAACGGCTCGAACGCGGCAGTCAGCTGCTCGCGGTCGAGCCCGGGCCCGCTGTCGCGGACGCTGGTGCGCAGCCGGGCCTCGCCGTGCTCGCCCCGCAGTGGCTCGACCGTCACCTCCACGGTGCCGCCCGGGACGTTGTGCACGATCGCGTTGCCGACCAGGTTGGTCAGCGCCTGCCGGAAGGCCGAGGGCCGGGCCCGCACGACCGCGCCCGCGGGGACGCGGTTGGTCACGGTGATGCCGGTCGGCTCCGCCGTGGCGCGGTGCCAGTGCAGGACGTCGCGGACCGCGTCGGCGACGTCGACGTCCTCGGCGGTGCGCGCGTCGGCGGCGAGCCGACCGGTGCTCAGCAGGTCCTCGACGACGGCGAGCAGCTGGTCGCTGGCCCGCAGGATGACGCCGCTGTCGCGCATCACCATCCCGGCCAGGCCGGCGGCGAGGGCGGGGTCGGCGGAGCCGGCGACGGCCCGGGCCTCGTCACCGAGCACCTCCGCGTACGCCGTGATCGCGGCGATCGGCGTGCGCAGCTCGTGCCCGAGCGCGGCGAAGAACTCCTGCTGGCTGGCCCGCGCCTGCTCGCCCATGGTCACGGCCTCGTGGAGCGACCGGCGCTCCTGCTCGATGGTCATCCGGGCGGTGAGTGCGCCGTGCAGGAGCTGGAAGTCCGCGAGGTGGTCGTCGGGCCACCTGCCGGCGGTGCCGCTGATGGTGGACATGGAGCCGACCATGGTCTCGCCGACGATCAGCGGCGCCCCCACGACCGCCTCCACATGGCCGCTGGCCAGCTCGCGGGCGTCCTGCGCGGCCTCCGGGGGCAGGTCCGCGACATCGGCGAGGGCGGCGACGCCCTGTCGGACGTACTGCGACATCCACGGCATCATCAACGCGGCGTCGGGGCCCGACCCCGTCGGCGGTGTGGACCGCACCCTGCCGTCCGGTCGACGCCACTCGCGCAGCCAGGCCCGACCGCCCAGCGCGGTCCACAGGTGGCTCTCGGCCGGCGCGAAGGTGGTCAGCGAGATCGTCACGGAATCGGTCCGGGGGAGGGAGAGCAGGTACTCACCCGCCACCTCGAACGCGTCCTGGATGGGGCGGCGCCCATCGAGGATCTGGCGAGCGGCGACGGCTCCCTCCGGCGTCGGGGCTGCGCGCGCGGGCAGGGGCTGCAGTGCTGGGTGGGTCACGCCGGCGCTCCCGTCAGGCGTGCGCGGACGACGGCCGGCACGGGGAAGAGCCCCCGCGACTGGTCGAGGACCGTGCCTGCTGCCGGCTCGAGGTCCCACGACGTCGCCCGAGCGGCGAGATCGGTCAGGAGCGCGAGCCCCAGGGACCGACCGGGGCAGGCGTGCGGCCCGGCGCCGAAGGGCAGCCATGCTCCGGGCCGGACGTCGTCGCGTCGCCAGCGGTCCGGGTCGAAGGTGTCGAGCGGGCCGGCCGGGACCGCGGGGACGAGGTCCGGCAGCTGGCCGAGCAGCAGGGGGCTGACGAGGACCACCTCGCCGGCGCGGATGGTCTGTCCGGCCAGCACCGAGTCGGCGAGCGCGACCCTAGCCGTCATCCAGGTCGGCGGCGTGACGCGGAGCGTCTCCCAGGCGACGTGTGCCGGTTCGTAGGACGCCGCCGCCGGGGCGCCCGCCAGGTGCACGAGGAGCCAGGCGCCGGCGGCCACCGGGACCTGGATCCCGGCGGCGAGCACGGTGGCGACCGCCGCCGGGTCGTCGACACCCGCCGCCGCCAGCTCGCGCTCGAGCTCGCGCCGGGCGCGGTCCTCGGCGCGGCGGGCGCTGCTCCAGCGGGACGGGTTCCGCCGGGAGCCGATCACGGGGGCGAGGGCGTCGATCCAACGCAGGGTGCCGTCGGCGACCACGTCCCTGGTCGGCTCGTCGAGGTCGTCGATCAGCGGGGTGAGCACGGCTGATGTCGTCGCGCGTGACACCGGCCGCCGCAGCAGCAGGGC is a window encoding:
- the mqo gene encoding malate dehydrogenase (quinone); this encodes MSGPDHDGPRAGAAYDALLVGGGIMSATLATLLHHVEPTWRIGIVERLDELAQESSGPWNNAGTGHAALCELNYSPQLPDGTVDVSKALDVNEQFQVSRQLWAFLVENGALPDPSTFVRPTPHLSFVWGAENVEYLRRRYDALISHPLFAGMEFTTDPEVIAGWAPLLMDGRDRSEPVAATRALGGTDVDFGSLTRQLITGLADSGAVELLTGIEVRGLRRTPEGWHVTGQGGFAADARFVFVGAGGQALTLLQRSKIEEIRGFGGFPVSGEFWRTTDPELVARHQAKVYGKAAVGAPPMSVPHLDTRVVDGAPSLMFGPYAGFSPRFLKHGSLFDLLRSVRLHNLRPMLQAGLRNLGLVVYLVKELIAGRDRQLRELQTFFPAATADKWEKITAGQRVQVIKDVPGKGGVLQFGTEVITARDGSIAGLLGASPGASTAVPAMLDVMARCFPDRMEDWRPALEKAIPSYGRRLGDDPELARTVLAQTAYSLDLEPASR
- a CDS encoding sensor histidine kinase, which encodes MTHPALQPLPARAAPTPEGAVAARQILDGRRPIQDAFEVAGEYLLSLPRTDSVTISLTTFAPAESHLWTALGGRAWLREWRRPDGRVRSTPPTGSGPDAALMMPWMSQYVRQGVAALADVADLPPEAAQDARELASGHVEAVVGAPLIVGETMVGSMSTISGTAGRWPDDHLADFQLLHGALTARMTIEQERRSLHEAVTMGEQARASQQEFFAALGHELRTPIAAITAYAEVLGDEARAVAGSADPALAAGLAGMVMRDSGVILRASDQLLAVVEDLLSTGRLAADARTAEDVDVADAVRDVLHWHRATAEPTGITVTNRVPAGAVVRARPSAFRQALTNLVGNAIVHNVPGGTVEVTVEPLRGEHGEARLRTSVRDSGPGLDREQLTAAFEPFVRYAGDQTPGTGLGLSLTRTLVERDGGTLGATSSPGAGSVFWIDLPAA
- a CDS encoding cytochrome P450; translated protein: MLTDPRCFDFPLDVSRRPTRRLRAVDRERGTRSPRPTSLHTTAAQVAHGRAVFSACLDEELRAFPDGSADLDGALLLRRPVSRATTSAVLTPLIDDLDEPTRDVVADGTLRWIDALAPVIGSRRNPSRWSSARRAEDRARRELERELAAAGVDDPAAVATVLAAGIQVPVAAGAWLLVHLAGAPAAASYEPAHVAWETLRVTPPTWMTARVALADSVLAGQTIRAGEVVLVSPLLLGQLPDLVPAVPAGPLDTFDPDRWRRDDVRPGAWLPFGAGPHACPGRSLGLALLTDLAARATSWDLEPAAGTVLDQSRGLFPVPAVVRARLTGAPA